In Zingiber officinale cultivar Zhangliang chromosome 1A, Zo_v1.1, whole genome shotgun sequence, a genomic segment contains:
- the LOC122024897 gene encoding protein SHI RELATED SEQUENCE 1-like: protein MAEFSLGGGRQGASGSGGGDEEGIIPPEGLFLYSSGSGGGSSRSTEAITRGFEIWQQQQQQGVRHPAVQNLHIASAPAALLSFSSEGAAGAPLQEARGMSSSSSSRGGGMSCQDCGNQAKKDCSNLRCRTCCKSRGFECATHVRSTWVPAAKRRERQQHHLFVRSGAASAHPPAAEPSKRPREGAILNRLSTGGTSSGGEISFPAEVSSLAVFRCLRVSSVDEAEEEEFAYQAAVSIGGHVFKGILYDHGPDHSSSSSSATAATLALTAGPSSTSVTVASVPASACLLDPSALYPTPLNAFMASTQFFPHQGHGHGHGHHHPPPRQ from the exons ATGGCGGAATTTTCACTAGGAGGTGGTCGACAAGGCGCGAGCGGCAGCGGTGGTGGTGACGAAGAAGGTATCATTCCTCCCGAGGGTTTATTCCTTTACAGCAGCGGAAGCGGCGGAGGCAGCAGTAGATCGACGGAGGCCATCACCCGGGGGTTTGAGATatggcagcagcagcagcagcaagggGTGAGGCACCCGGCGGTGCAGAATCTCCACATCGCCTCGGCGCCAGCGGCGTTGCTCTCGTTCTCGAGTGAGGGGGCTGCGGGGGCGCCGCTCCAGGAGGCGAGAGGgatgagctcgtcgtcgtcgtcgcggGGCGGGGGGATGAGCTGCCAGGACTGCGGCAACCAGGCGAAGAAGGACTGCTCCAACCTGCGGTGCCGCACCTGCTGCAAGAGCCGTGGGTTCGAGTGCGCCACACACGTCCGCAGCACGTGGGTCCCCGCCGCCAAGCGCCGGGAGCGCCAGCAGCACCACCTCTTTGTCCGCTCCGGTGCAGCCTCCGCCCATCCTCCAGCCGCCGAGCCTTCTAAGCGCCCCCGGGAGGGGGCCATTCTCAACCGCCTCTCCACCGGGGGCACTTCATCAG GCGGAGAAATAAGCTTTCCGGCGGAAGTGAGCTCGCTGGCGGTGTTCCGGTGCTTACGAGTAAGCTCAGTGGAcgaggcggaggaggaggagttcGCGTACCAGGCAGCGGTCAGCATCGGCGGCCACGTCTTCAAGGGCATCCTCTACGACCACGGCCCTGAccattcctcctcctcctcctccgccaccgCAGCCACACTCGCTCTCACCGCCGGCCCCTCCTCTACGTCGGTAACGGTAGCAAGCGTGCCGGCTTCAGCCTGCCTATTGGATCCTTCCGCTCTCTATCCGACTCCGCTCAACGCGTTCATGGCCAGCACTCAGTTCTTCCCCCACCAGGGGCACGGCCATGGCCATGGCCACCACCATCCCCCACCAAGGCAATAG